From a region of the Carassius auratus strain Wakin chromosome 31, ASM336829v1, whole genome shotgun sequence genome:
- the LOC113050717 gene encoding uncharacterized protein LOC113050717, which translates to MQFPVLLFISSVSAVVGIVSVLVTKPVISYCHQAITLHCNVSLFDAKDHELQVTHLSWIKESNKTVCSESMTAKKGSIYCQYMPNKQLVLNIAHPKSDDIGRYICKLRSSYGHASADTNVTLECPQEIVQINEDGKNRVTCKVGKSNHHGRIHWFNGKDNLTSQSTQDISSAADGSYTVINKHITHHSNLQIKDQGTPTSPTFLLDSTISLSLFYPTRLKKAYTTYDLSRESVVFLLSCVISF; encoded by the exons ATGCAGTTTCCTGTTCTTCTCTTCATCTCATCTGTTTCAGCAGTAGTTG GGATAGTGAGTGTACTAGTTACCAAACCTGTGATTTCCTACTGCCACCAGGCTATCACTCTGCACTGCAATGTTTCTCTATTTGATGCAAAGGACCATGAACTCCAGGTTACTCATCTGAGCTGGATTAAAGAATCAAATAAAACAGTATGCTCAGAAAGCATGACAGCAAAGAAAGGTTCCATTTACTGCCAATACATGCCAAACAAACAGCTGGTACTAAATATTGCCCACCCAAAATCAGATGACATCGGACGCTATATCTGCAAACTCCGATCCTCCTATGGACATGCAAGTGCTGATACCAATGTTACACTGG AGTGTCCTCAGGAAATTGTACAGATAAATGAAGATGGAAAAAACAGGGTGACATGCAAGGTTGGGAAGTCAAACCATCATGGCCGTATCCACTGGTTTAATGGAAAAGACAATCTAACAAGCCAGTCAACCCAGGACATAAGTTCTGCTGCTGATGGATCATATACAGTG ATTAACAAACACATTACACACCACTCAAACCTACAAATCAAAGATCAAGGAACACCAACTTCCCCAACTTTTCTCCTCGACTCCACcatttctctctcactcttctACCCCACTAGGCTCAAGAAGGCCTATACCACATATGATTTATCTCGTGAATCTGTTGTTTTTCTCCTTTCATGTGTGATATCATTTTAA